In one Magallana gigas chromosome 7, xbMagGiga1.1, whole genome shotgun sequence genomic region, the following are encoded:
- the LOC105332350 gene encoding uncharacterized protein isoform X4 → MQRFLCLVLLSVLCVATTSGNRYCQKYEILRQSSRVSNWEEANNECQRKRMSLVKVDNMEEDAFLRTFLDKENPGYNADGWFIGGKYSNGRWTWSDGSPMIYQNFPGGNGFTSMAQEVTNYAFIMKSGYAWGYVSPFGTQRMGYICESTRC, encoded by the exons CAACGACATCTGGTAACAGATACTGCCAAAAGTACGAAATCCTACGTCAAAGCTCAAGAGTGAGTAACTGGGAGGAAGCAAACAATGAATGTCAAAGGAAACGCATGTCGCTGGTGAAAGTTGACAACATGGAAGAGGACGCCTTCCTCCGAACATTCTTAGATAAAGAAAACC ctGGATATAATGCTGATGGATGGTTCATTGGTGGTAAATATAGCAATGGCCGATGGACTTGGTCAGATGGATCACCCATGATCTATCAGAATTTCCCTGGAGGCAACGGATTCACTTCAATGGCTCAAGAAGTAACTAACTACGCCTTCATCATGAAGAGTGGTTATGCATGGGGATACGTGTCTCCTTTTGGGACCCAAAGAATGGGTTATATATGTGAAAGTACCCGCTGTTGA